The Sulfitobacter donghicola DSW-25 = KCTC 12864 = JCM 14565 genome has a segment encoding these proteins:
- a CDS encoding lysophospholipid acyltransferase family protein has product MSSSAPKDKSGFFRTTGHYLSNLLIVGLIKAALALPYQIRIPLMGRVVQWGIGPLAGYRRRALNNLALIWPEMPKQQRQQIAGKCLNNVGRSFIENYSAADFPKRMSTNNITGEGVAALDAAVASGKPVILVTGHYGNYEATRAALVARGLNIGGLYRDMKNPYFNAHYVKTMEAFGGPVFPQGRRGTAGFVKHLKSGGQLVLLFDQHVFGAPAFDFLGQPANTALSAAELALRYDAALIPFYGIRQPDGLTFETVLEAPITPSDAMTMTQEITDSLAARVNQDPTQWFWVHRRWRPQS; this is encoded by the coding sequence ATGTCCTCCTCAGCCCCAAAAGATAAATCCGGTTTTTTCCGCACAACCGGCCACTATCTAAGTAATCTGCTGATTGTTGGGCTGATCAAGGCGGCGCTTGCCCTCCCCTATCAGATACGCATTCCTTTGATGGGTAGAGTTGTGCAATGGGGTATTGGCCCATTGGCCGGATATCGCCGCCGCGCATTAAACAATCTCGCGCTAATCTGGCCCGAAATGCCAAAGCAGCAGCGCCAACAGATTGCGGGCAAGTGCCTCAACAATGTCGGCCGTAGCTTTATCGAAAACTACTCGGCCGCTGATTTCCCCAAACGCATGTCGACAAACAATATCACCGGTGAGGGTGTCGCGGCGCTGGATGCGGCTGTGGCCTCGGGAAAGCCTGTGATCCTTGTGACGGGCCACTACGGGAATTATGAGGCCACGCGCGCAGCATTGGTTGCCCGCGGGTTAAATATTGGCGGTCTCTATCGCGATATGAAAAACCCCTATTTCAATGCCCATTATGTAAAAACTATGGAGGCATTTGGCGGGCCAGTATTCCCCCAAGGGCGTCGCGGCACGGCGGGTTTTGTCAAACATCTGAAAAGCGGCGGGCAGCTGGTATTGCTGTTTGATCAACATGTCTTTGGCGCGCCAGCATTTGATTTTCTGGGGCAGCCAGCAAATACCGCGCTTTCCGCGGCCGAGCTGGCCCTGCGGTATGACGCTGCGTTGATCCCGTTTTATGGTATTCGCCAACCAGATGGCTTGACCTTTGAAACGGTTCTTGAGGCCCCGATCACCCCATCAGATGCGATGACCATGACCCAAGAGATAACCGACAGTTTGGCCGCCCGCGTCAACCAAGACCCAACCCAGTGGTTTTGGGTTCACCGCCGCTGGCGCCCGCAAAGTTAA
- a CDS encoding DUF1223 domain-containing protein, with the protein MSKITNILTGVALSLSTSIVAPAFADQHPVVVELYTSQGCSSCPPADAMLAELSGRDDVIAIALHVDYWDYIGWKDEFGDAGHAKRQRDYANKAGRRTIYTPEMIVQGQTDIVGAKPKALSKAIAEHKAKAPLMELKAVRDGATVKVEGSVPTTGAAPMEVHVLQVLPSHKTRITRGENRGNTLQYSNIAHDWQLAGQWDGADALTMTLDVRNDDPVVVLVQEANAGAIIGAVRVD; encoded by the coding sequence ATGTCCAAAATTACGAATATCCTGACAGGCGTAGCTCTATCCCTTTCTACCAGCATTGTTGCGCCCGCATTTGCTGACCAACACCCCGTTGTCGTAGAACTATATACGTCCCAAGGGTGTTCAAGCTGCCCGCCAGCGGATGCGATGCTAGCCGAACTAAGCGGTCGGGATGACGTGATCGCCATCGCTTTGCACGTTGATTACTGGGATTACATCGGCTGGAAAGATGAATTTGGCGATGCTGGACATGCTAAACGGCAACGCGACTATGCAAATAAAGCGGGGCGTCGAACGATCTATACTCCGGAAATGATCGTCCAAGGGCAGACCGATATCGTGGGCGCCAAACCCAAAGCATTGTCCAAAGCGATTGCAGAACATAAGGCAAAAGCACCCCTGATGGAGCTAAAGGCGGTGCGTGATGGCGCCACGGTTAAGGTGGAGGGCAGCGTGCCAACAACGGGGGCTGCCCCGATGGAGGTTCATGTGCTTCAGGTTCTGCCATCGCATAAAACAAGGATCACCCGCGGAGAAAACCGCGGCAATACGCTTCAGTATTCGAATATCGCCCATGATTGGCAGCTTGCCGGACAGTGGGATGGGGCGGATGCGCTGACAATGACTTTGGATGTTCGCAATGATGATCCGGTTGTTGTGCTGGTTCAGGAAGCGAATGCCGGTGCAATTATTGGCGCTGTGCGCGTCGATTAA
- the acnA gene encoding aconitate hydratase AcnA has product MPIIVGQDTANTRKTVTAGDQSIAYYSIPAAQAAGLGDFSKLPAALKVVLENMLRFEDGKTVTVDDIKAFGTWAENGGQNPREIAYRPARVLMQDFTGVPAVVDLAAMRDGLVALGGDAEQINPLNPVDLVIDHSVMIDEFGNPRAFQMNVDREYERNLERYTFLKWGQKAFNNFRVVPPGTGICHQVNLEYLSQAVWTDTDQNGAEVAYPDTLVGTDSHTTMVNGMAVLGWGVGGIEAEAAMLGQPISMLIPEVIGFELTGEMVEGTTGTDLVLKVVELLRAKGVVGKFVEFYGAGLDHLPLADRATIANMAPEYGATCGFFPIDGETLRYMRTTGRDEARIALVEAYAKENGMWRDANYAPIYTDTLSLDMGTIVPAISGPKRPQDFVALTNAKAAFAQEMENTFKRPMGKEVPVEGEEYTLESGKVVIASITSCTNTSNPYVMIGAGLVARKAAALGLDRKPWVKTSLAPGSQVVSAYLEAAGLQEDLDKVGFNLVGYGCTTCIGNSGPLQPEISKAVNDGDLVATSVLSGNRNFEGRISPDVRANYLASPPLVVAYALAGTMDINLASDPIAQTPDGKDVYLRDIWPTTQEVAELVEQTVTREAFQTKYADVFKGDEKWQAVETTDAKTYDWPPASTYVQNPPYFQGMSKEPGVITNIQGAKVLAVLGDMITTDHISPAGSFKETTPAGQYLLDHDVPLREFNSYGSRRGNHEVMMRGTFANIRIKNEMLEGVEGGYTKDADGNQTSIFDAAMRYQETGTPLVIFGGVQYGAGSSRDWAAKGTALLGVKAVIAESFERIHRSNLVGMGVIPFEFTNGDSRKSLGLTGQESVSITGLDTIKPLEEVPCEITMADGTVKNIMIKCRIDTAIEIEYIEHGGVLHYVLRDLANKSVAAE; this is encoded by the coding sequence ATGCCAATCATCGTCGGTCAAGATACTGCAAACACACGCAAAACCGTAACCGCAGGCGATCAAAGCATCGCCTATTACTCAATTCCTGCCGCTCAGGCTGCTGGGCTGGGCGACTTTTCCAAACTACCCGCCGCGCTAAAGGTGGTGCTGGAAAATATGTTACGTTTCGAAGATGGCAAAACCGTTACCGTTGATGACATCAAAGCCTTTGGCACATGGGCCGAAAACGGGGGGCAGAACCCGCGTGAGATCGCCTATCGCCCTGCCCGCGTGTTGATGCAGGATTTCACAGGCGTTCCAGCGGTTGTCGATCTGGCCGCGATGCGCGACGGTTTGGTCGCCCTTGGCGGGGATGCCGAACAGATTAACCCGCTCAACCCTGTGGATCTGGTCATCGACCATTCGGTGATGATTGACGAATTTGGCAATCCGCGTGCGTTCCAGATGAATGTGGACCGCGAATATGAACGCAACCTTGAACGCTATACCTTCCTGAAATGGGGGCAAAAAGCCTTTAACAACTTCCGCGTTGTGCCTCCGGGTACCGGCATCTGCCACCAAGTGAACCTAGAATACCTGTCGCAGGCCGTTTGGACAGATACCGACCAGAACGGAGCCGAGGTTGCCTATCCCGACACATTGGTCGGCACCGACAGCCACACCACCATGGTGAACGGCATGGCCGTGCTGGGCTGGGGCGTTGGCGGGATCGAGGCCGAGGCCGCGATGCTGGGCCAGCCGATTTCGATGCTGATCCCCGAGGTCATCGGGTTTGAACTGACTGGTGAAATGGTTGAAGGCACCACAGGGACCGATCTGGTTCTGAAGGTTGTCGAATTGCTGCGCGCCAAGGGCGTGGTGGGTAAATTCGTTGAATTCTATGGCGCGGGGCTTGATCACCTGCCGCTAGCGGATCGTGCAACGATTGCAAACATGGCGCCTGAATATGGCGCGACCTGTGGCTTCTTCCCGATCGACGGTGAAACCCTGCGTTATATGCGCACCACAGGCCGTGACGAGGCGCGCATCGCCCTTGTCGAGGCCTATGCAAAAGAGAACGGCATGTGGCGCGATGCCAACTATGCGCCGATCTATACAGACACGCTGTCTTTGGACATGGGCACAATTGTTCCAGCGATTTCCGGCCCCAAGCGGCCTCAGGATTTCGTCGCCCTAACCAATGCCAAAGCCGCCTTTGCCCAAGAGATGGAAAACACGTTCAAACGTCCCATGGGCAAGGAAGTGCCTGTTGAGGGCGAAGAGTACACGCTGGAATCCGGCAAGGTTGTGATCGCTTCGATCACCTCCTGCACAAATACGTCCAACCCCTATGTGATGATCGGGGCTGGGCTGGTTGCGCGCAAGGCGGCTGCTTTGGGGCTGGATCGCAAACCATGGGTAAAGACCTCTCTTGCCCCTGGCTCTCAGGTGGTGAGCGCCTATCTAGAGGCCGCAGGGTTGCAGGAAGACCTTGATAAGGTCGGCTTTAACCTTGTTGGCTATGGCTGCACGACCTGCATCGGGAACTCGGGACCGCTTCAGCCCGAAATCAGCAAGGCCGTGAATGACGGGGATTTGGTGGCAACCTCGGTCCTGTCTGGCAACCGCAACTTTGAAGGGCGGATCAGCCCCGATGTGCGCGCCAACTATCTGGCCTCGCCGCCGCTGGTGGTTGCCTATGCTTTGGCGGGCACCATGGATATCAACCTTGCAAGCGATCCAATCGCCCAAACGCCCGATGGCAAAGACGTCTATCTGCGCGACATCTGGCCAACCACGCAAGAAGTGGCCGAACTGGTCGAGCAAACCGTCACCCGCGAGGCCTTCCAGACGAAATACGCCGATGTATTCAAAGGTGATGAAAAATGGCAGGCCGTTGAAACCACGGATGCCAAGACATACGATTGGCCCCCTGCCTCGACCTATGTGCAAAACCCGCCCTATTTCCAAGGGATGAGCAAGGAACCCGGTGTGATCACCAATATCCAAGGCGCCAAAGTGCTGGCCGTTTTGGGCGATATGATCACTACCGACCACATCAGCCCCGCGGGCTCCTTTAAAGAGACCACACCCGCAGGCCAATACCTGCTGGACCATGACGTGCCTCTGCGGGAATTCAACTCTTACGGCTCACGGCGCGGCAACCACGAAGTCATGATGCGCGGCACCTTTGCCAATATCCGTATCAAAAACGAAATGCTGGAAGGTGTTGAGGGGGGCTATACCAAAGACGCGGATGGCAACCAGACGTCAATCTTTGACGCCGCCATGCGCTATCAGGAAACGGGCACGCCTTTGGTGATCTTTGGCGGCGTGCAATATGGTGCGGGCTCCAGCCGTGACTGGGCGGCCAAAGGGACGGCCCTGCTGGGTGTAAAGGCCGTGATCGCCGAAAGCTTTGAACGTATCCACCGCTCGAACCTTGTGGGGATGGGCGTGATCCCGTTTGAATTCACCAATGGCGATAGCCGCAAATCGCTGGGTCTGACGGGGCAAGAAAGCGTCAGCATCACTGGCCTCGACACGATCAAACCACTCGAGGAAGTTCCCTGCGAGATCACGATGGCGGATGGCACGGTCAAAAACATCATGATCAAATGCCGTATCGATACCGCGATCGAGATTGAATACATCGAGCACGGCGGCGTTTTGCACTATGTTCTACGTGACCTTGCCAACAAAAGCGTCGCGGCGGAATAA
- the panB gene encoding 3-methyl-2-oxobutanoate hydroxymethyltransferase, translating to MSATARKTAPMPQDILARKGGTPLVSLTAYTTPMAQVMDGICDFVLVGDSVGMVLHGLTSTLDVTLDMMVLHGKAVKRGLKQSMMVIDMPFGSYEEGPQQAFRNAAHLMRETGAGAVKLEGGVEMAETIAFLTKRGIPVMAHIGLTPQSIHTLGGYKVQGRGEAADQMMADAVAVAKAGAFSVVLEKVPETLADQITAEVAIPTIGIGASANCDGQILVVDDMLGLFTAFKAKFVKRFAQLGDDAKLAVQAYADEVQARSFPAPEHVFSDKNPNT from the coding sequence ATGAGCGCGACCGCACGTAAAACCGCCCCGATGCCGCAGGATATTCTGGCTCGCAAAGGGGGCACCCCTCTAGTCAGTCTCACCGCCTATACCACGCCTATGGCGCAGGTGATGGATGGTATCTGTGATTTTGTTCTTGTGGGCGATTCTGTGGGCATGGTTTTGCATGGCCTCACCTCTACGCTGGACGTCACCCTAGATATGATGGTGCTCCACGGCAAAGCGGTAAAGCGCGGGCTGAAACAATCCATGATGGTCATCGACATGCCCTTTGGCAGCTACGAAGAAGGCCCCCAACAGGCGTTTCGCAATGCCGCCCATTTGATGCGCGAAACGGGCGCTGGCGCTGTGAAACTGGAAGGCGGTGTTGAGATGGCCGAAACGATTGCCTTCCTCACCAAACGCGGCATTCCCGTGATGGCCCATATCGGCCTGACGCCTCAGTCGATCCACACATTGGGCGGTTACAAGGTGCAGGGCCGCGGCGAGGCTGCCGATCAGATGATGGCGGATGCAGTGGCCGTGGCCAAGGCTGGTGCTTTCTCGGTTGTCCTTGAAAAGGTTCCCGAAACATTGGCCGACCAAATCACCGCAGAGGTTGCGATCCCGACCATTGGCATCGGCGCTTCGGCCAATTGCGATGGGCAGATCTTGGTTGTTGATGACATGCTGGGCCTCTTCACCGCGTTCAAGGCCAAGTTTGTAAAACGCTTTGCCCAGCTTGGGGATGACGCAAAACTGGCTGTGCAAGCCTATGCAGACGAGGTTCAAGCGCGCAGCTTTCCCGCGCCCGAGCATGTTTTCTCAGATAAGAACCCAAACACATGA
- the panC gene encoding pantoate--beta-alanine ligase, protein MKPQIIRTLAELRQIVKDWKAAGETVGVVPTMGALHQGHLSLVRAGKEACDRVIVTIFINPKQFNNPDDYKNYPRTEEEDARKLEALKADVVYVPDGAQMYPAGFASTVSVEGVTEGLCGAHRAGHFDGVATIVTKLFTQTQADKAFFGEKDYQQLLVVKRIATDLDLPIEVIGCPTIREEDGLAMSSRNLLLSDRARTWAPEMNLAMEELAEKLRAGGDWDALKAAAISRMERAGFTEVEYLDLRAADNLELLSAPDRPARLLAAAWLAGVRLIDNIAVG, encoded by the coding sequence ATGAAGCCTCAGATCATCCGCACGCTGGCTGAACTGCGCCAGATCGTAAAAGACTGGAAAGCCGCTGGCGAAACCGTTGGGGTTGTCCCGACGATGGGGGCGCTGCATCAGGGGCACCTTAGCCTTGTGCGGGCAGGCAAAGAGGCCTGCGACCGTGTGATCGTCACGATCTTTATCAACCCCAAACAGTTCAACAATCCTGACGACTATAAAAACTATCCGCGCACCGAAGAAGAGGATGCGAGGAAGTTGGAAGCGCTGAAGGCTGACGTGGTTTATGTCCCCGATGGCGCGCAGATGTATCCAGCTGGTTTTGCCTCAACCGTTTCGGTCGAAGGCGTCACCGAAGGTTTGTGCGGTGCGCATCGCGCGGGGCATTTTGACGGCGTCGCAACCATTGTGACCAAGCTGTTTACCCAAACGCAGGCTGACAAAGCCTTTTTCGGGGAAAAGGACTATCAGCAGCTGCTGGTGGTTAAGCGGATCGCAACTGATCTGGACCTACCGATCGAGGTCATCGGCTGCCCGACCATCCGCGAAGAAGACGGTCTGGCCATGTCATCCCGCAATCTGCTGTTGTCTGATCGCGCGCGCACATGGGCCCCTGAGATGAACCTCGCCATGGAGGAACTGGCCGAAAAGCTGCGCGCCGGTGGCGACTGGGACGCGCTGAAGGCCGCCGCGATTTCGCGCATGGAACGTGCAGGCTTTACTGAGGTCGAATATCTGGACCTCCGCGCCGCTGACAACCTAGAGCTGCTAAGCGCGCCCGACCGCCCTGCGCGTCTGCTCGCCGCCGCTTGGCTGGCGGGGGTGCGGCTGATTGATAATATCGCTGTGGGTTAA
- a CDS encoding DsbE family thiol:disulfide interchange protein codes for MAKVNPLMIAPPLIFAAFVGLAAVGMFRDDPDGLPSTLVGQAAPNIPEKGLADFPQATADMLATGEVTLVNFWASWCPPCRAEHPKLLEMQADGMNIVGINFKDTARAATKYLIDDDNPFSGVAFDPEGRTAIDWGVTAPPETFILDGDGTILFRFAGPLIGSDYEQRFLPALLAAQGQ; via the coding sequence ATGGCAAAGGTTAATCCGCTTATGATCGCCCCACCGCTGATCTTTGCCGCTTTTGTCGGGTTGGCGGCTGTGGGGATGTTTCGCGACGATCCTGATGGGCTGCCTTCTACGTTGGTGGGGCAAGCCGCGCCTAATATTCCAGAAAAAGGTCTGGCGGATTTCCCACAGGCAACAGCGGATATGTTGGCGACGGGTGAGGTCACGCTGGTGAACTTTTGGGCCAGCTGGTGCCCGCCTTGCCGTGCAGAACACCCAAAGCTGTTGGAAATGCAGGCAGATGGTATGAACATCGTGGGGATCAATTTCAAAGATACCGCGCGCGCCGCCACCAAATATCTGATCGACGATGATAACCCGTTTTCTGGCGTGGCCTTTGACCCAGAGGGGCGGACAGCCATTGATTGGGGTGTCACCGCGCCGCCAGAAACCTTTATCCTAGATGGGGATGGCACGATCCTTTTCCGCTTTGCCGGACCTCTCATCGGCAGCGATTACGAACAACGCTTTTTGCCCGCCCTTTTGGCGGCCCAAGGTCAGTAA
- the ccmD gene encoding heme exporter protein CcmD, with protein sequence MPDLGKYAAEVLGAYGISLGLIAGLLVLSLRSGAKARAALRQMEEETARHGKG encoded by the coding sequence ATGCCTGATCTTGGAAAATACGCCGCCGAAGTCTTGGGTGCTTATGGCATTTCACTTGGATTGATCGCGGGGCTGTTGGTTTTGTCCCTGCGCAGCGGCGCCAAAGCACGCGCAGCCCTGCGCCAAATGGAAGAGGAGACGGCCCGCCATGGCAAAGGTTAA
- a CDS encoding heme ABC transporter permease encodes MSLWEYANPVKFLALSARVQPFAWAAAAIGIFVGLSWGFFGTPDDFRQGSTVKIIYIHVPAAWIAINAWIMMLITSLVWLVRRHHVSALAAKAAAPVGLVMTVIGLVTGAIWGQPMWGTWWAWDPRLTSFLILFLFYLGYIALWEAVEDPDTAADLTSVLCLVGSVFALLSRYAVLFWSQGLHQGASLSLDKEENISNVFWLPLVISIAGFTLLFLALVLYRTGTEIAKRRARALSIRLDGKA; translated from the coding sequence ATGTCACTTTGGGAATATGCAAATCCGGTAAAGTTTTTGGCGCTCAGCGCCCGCGTGCAGCCCTTTGCTTGGGCGGCGGCGGCGATTGGCATCTTTGTGGGCCTGTCTTGGGGGTTCTTTGGAACGCCGGACGACTTTCGCCAAGGATCAACCGTAAAGATCATCTATATCCACGTCCCCGCAGCATGGATCGCCATCAACGCGTGGATCATGATGTTGATCACCTCGCTGGTCTGGCTGGTGCGCCGCCACCACGTGAGCGCGCTAGCAGCAAAAGCAGCGGCACCTGTTGGGCTGGTGATGACCGTGATCGGGCTGGTGACAGGCGCAATTTGGGGCCAGCCGATGTGGGGCACATGGTGGGCATGGGATCCGCGCCTGACGTCTTTCCTGATCCTGTTTCTGTTTTACCTCGGCTACATCGCCCTTTGGGAAGCTGTCGAAGACCCTGACACGGCGGCGGATCTGACCTCGGTTCTTTGCCTTGTGGGATCGGTTTTTGCGCTCCTGTCGCGTTACGCGGTTTTGTTCTGGAGCCAAGGGCTGCACCAAGGGGCATCGCTGAGCTTGGACAAGGAAGAGAATATCTCAAACGTGTTCTGGCTCCCGCTGGTGATCTCGATTGCAGGGTTCACCCTGTTGTTTCTGGCGCTGGTTTTGTACCGCACCGGCACCGAAATCGCTAAACGCCGCGCGCGTGCGCTGAGTATTCGTTTGGATGGGAAAGCATGA
- the ccmB gene encoding heme exporter protein CcmB: MIALLIRDLRLAFRAGGGFGLGLAFFLILVVLVPFSVGPQSALLTSIAPGVLWLGALLACLLSLDRLLALDFEDGTLDVLATAPLPLEAALAVKGLAHWMTTGMPLVIAAPVLGVLLNLPPQGFSWLIISLLLGTPALSMIGTFGAAITVGIKRGGLLMSLLVLPLYVPTLIFGAEAARRGATGMAAETPLFLLAGISLGCIALLPFAAAAALRMTIR, from the coding sequence GTGATTGCGTTATTGATCAGAGACCTCAGGCTGGCCTTTCGCGCTGGCGGCGGCTTTGGGCTGGGGCTTGCGTTTTTTCTGATCCTTGTTGTCCTTGTTCCGTTTAGCGTCGGACCACAAAGCGCGCTGCTGACCTCGATTGCGCCGGGCGTCTTGTGGCTGGGGGCGTTGCTGGCCTGCCTGTTGTCGCTGGACCGTCTGCTGGCGTTGGATTTCGAGGATGGAACGCTGGATGTTCTGGCCACGGCGCCGCTGCCGCTTGAGGCGGCATTGGCTGTTAAAGGGCTGGCGCATTGGATGACAACGGGAATGCCGCTGGTCATCGCAGCGCCCGTTCTGGGCGTGTTGCTGAACCTACCACCGCAAGGGTTTTCATGGTTAATCATATCGCTGCTGCTGGGCACGCCGGCCTTGTCGATGATCGGCACCTTCGGCGCGGCGATTACTGTCGGGATCAAACGCGGCGGGCTGTTGATGTCGCTCTTGGTGCTGCCGCTATATGTTCCGACCTTGATTTTTGGGGCCGAAGCCGCGCGCAGGGGCGCCACGGGCATGGCCGCTGAAACGCCGCTGTTTCTTTTGGCAGGGATCAGCCTTGGCTGTATTGCGCTTTTGCCCTTTGCAGCCGCTGCAGCCCTGCGGATGACAATTAGATGA
- the ccmA gene encoding heme ABC exporter ATP-binding protein CcmA, with protein sequence MSLRLTDVAVARGGVPVLSGVSFLLDAGAALVLRGPNGSGKTTLLRSIAGLQPVLSGEIEGGADAVAYAGHADGLKAMLSVSENLRFWAAVYGQTDISAALNAYELTPLSDRLAGTLSAGQKRRAGLARLMVTGRPIWVLDEPTVSLDTHAVSLFAAAVRSHLQGGGLAVLATHIDLGIDADVLDVTPLRAKVQAMHGASDEAFL encoded by the coding sequence ATGAGTTTACGATTAACAGATGTGGCTGTCGCGCGGGGCGGGGTGCCTGTGCTTAGCGGGGTTTCCTTTTTGCTCGACGCGGGGGCGGCTTTGGTTTTGCGCGGGCCTAATGGCTCGGGCAAGACGACGTTGCTGCGCAGCATTGCCGGATTGCAACCTGTGTTATCGGGTGAGATCGAAGGGGGCGCGGACGCCGTTGCCTATGCAGGGCACGCAGATGGTTTGAAGGCCATGCTGAGCGTTTCGGAAAATCTAAGGTTCTGGGCCGCGGTCTACGGCCAAACGGACATATCCGCAGCGCTCAACGCCTATGAGCTAACGCCGCTGTCGGATCGATTGGCAGGAACCCTATCAGCTGGGCAAAAGCGCCGCGCAGGGCTGGCGCGTCTGATGGTGACGGGGCGGCCCATTTGGGTGCTGGATGAACCGACGGTTTCGTTGGACACGCATGCGGTATCATTATTTGCCGCTGCCGTGCGGTCGCATCTGCAGGGCGGTGGTCTGGCGGTATTGGCCACGCATATCGATCTGGGCATCGACGCCGATGTTTTGGACGTAACCCCGCTGCGCGCAAAGGTTCAGGCGATGCATGGCGCAAGCGACGAGGCATTCTTGTGA
- a CDS encoding Mth938-like domain-containing protein, producing MRLNEIVFNDAKPVEGYGPGFFRIGGQVIQGAVITAPSGTRTWGGFDDIPALEALAAHTDVIFIGTGSEIAHLPTGLREQLEKAGVGVEAMASPAAARTYNVLLSEGRRVALAMLPI from the coding sequence ATGCGCCTGAATGAAATTGTCTTTAATGATGCCAAACCGGTCGAAGGCTACGGCCCCGGCTTTTTTCGCATTGGCGGGCAGGTTATTCAGGGGGCAGTGATCACAGCACCATCTGGTACACGGACATGGGGCGGGTTTGATGACATCCCCGCGTTAGAGGCGCTAGCGGCCCATACCGATGTGATTTTCATCGGAACCGGCAGCGAGATTGCCCATCTGCCAACGGGTTTGAGAGAGCAGCTTGAAAAGGCGGGCGTCGGGGTTGAGGCGATGGCCTCTCCTGCGGCGGCGCGCACCTATAATGTTTTGCTGAGCGAAGGCCGCCGCGTTGCCCTTGCCATGTTGCCGATCTAA
- a CDS encoding sulfite exporter TauE/SafE family protein, with translation MPDIVSSVFATEGLIWLIIAVCVAGVVRGFAGFGSAMIIMPVASSVLPPVEAVVFLVAAEIIGPIPNAPAAWREGTPKDVGRLILGAVIGLPIGIWLLSGMDETQFGWIVSIAVITLLALTVSGWRLKGALTHRLTVAAGTLGGFMMGVVGLPGPPVIMLYMASKLPIAVIRANFLLYLTALDILLFGMLWFMGLLSGPIVILGLMIGIPNMIANVIGARLFDPSAEKVFRNVAYLVIAVSAIVGLPLWKG, from the coding sequence ATGCCTGATATCGTTTCTTCGGTCTTTGCTACCGAAGGTTTGATCTGGCTGATCATAGCGGTTTGTGTTGCAGGCGTGGTGCGCGGTTTTGCGGGCTTTGGCTCGGCGATGATCATCATGCCAGTGGCAAGTTCGGTTTTGCCCCCTGTCGAGGCAGTGGTTTTTCTGGTCGCTGCCGAAATCATCGGCCCAATTCCCAATGCGCCCGCCGCGTGGCGTGAAGGCACCCCAAAAGATGTTGGGCGCCTGATTTTGGGGGCCGTGATTGGGTTACCCATAGGGATTTGGCTGCTTAGCGGGATGGATGAAACCCAATTTGGCTGGATCGTTTCCATTGCTGTCATCACTTTGTTGGCGCTTACGGTTTCTGGTTGGCGGTTAAAGGGGGCCCTGACGCATCGTCTTACGGTTGCTGCAGGAACCTTGGGTGGGTTCATGATGGGGGTTGTCGGATTACCTGGTCCCCCCGTGATCATGCTTTATATGGCCAGCAAACTGCCCATCGCGGTGATCCGCGCCAATTTCCTGTTGTATCTCACGGCTTTGGATATTCTCTTGTTTGGGATGCTTTGGTTCATGGGCTTGTTAAGCGGCCCTATTGTCATTCTTGGTCTGATGATCGGCATCCCCAATATGATCGCAAATGTGATCGGAGCGCGTCTTTTTGACCCATCCGCCGAGAAGGTTTTTCGCAACGTGGCCTATCTCGTGATCGCAGTATCGGCTATTGTGGGTCTGCCGCTGTGGAAAGGATAA